Proteins encoded by one window of Melanotaenia boesemani isolate fMelBoe1 chromosome 10, fMelBoe1.pri, whole genome shotgun sequence:
- the LOC121648129 gene encoding zinc finger protein 536-like, with protein LSQIDTPDHHTVTTPSPLEDSFITPSTHPIRSQMALLANQIMDARILSSMNGRVELSQFLRVTNQSIVSQVNSAQDDNRKNRKYPCPLCGKRFRFNSILSLHMRTHTGEKPFKCPYCDHRAAQKGNLKIHLRTHKQGILGKGRGRIREENKLLHELEERAILRDRQIRAAHVSQQQPQTSNTNQLQKPFLHTVPTEPQFLRNCGAAAVQPHASTSPKVTTIPDEPIQPQTTGFRCSFCKGKFRKQQELERHIRILHKPYKCTLCEFAAAQEEELIGHVEITHITADSGSGQKPSVGASDKGKPTGEFPCEVCGQTFSQAWFLKGHMRKHKDSFEHCCQICGRRFKEPWFLKNHMKVHLNKLAAKNNITTDRGSSVDMSNLTQEHQSNLYSQYISRIHNRFLMPDRADLPDYNHMMATAGADMKVREMLGRMISSAPGPLTDAESSSLVGLNHLHPPLNSTSMEYLQKVISTRDALSNSSSYAGWQIITPGLPIEQQMYTPKDHQQQQQCSSYLPERCLPVDESKLCLSDPDTKAISRPGSPGSMSHHGPADAITETGNSLSGSSLDHRSQSSSPATGEKVYRCPPSSDYTAAQIAPLGFHLDRYHFPNWQNNRDLSSPLQPTSSSSRSSSPNPNPRPRSREDWSPAAGQYLGLESHGETAVVVNKQPDLADKETGEDSSISGKTKKSQYEPLDLSVRPDSVPSHSAMPPAVLVQMSGLFSNGLSSSITRRLQSYPNAPAELSMKPTYQCDLLVQGTKEEMNSQNAGSIGHDSEGEFEKSVQGREDKSDDAAKWKMLRSDVLESKELRQASADFEALGEKKQWGKAVAGSPISSLESLTPGQADPLQHHGALLSFLRSQRNLNNTPASAHKTSLNGGGNMEKDVASARKPFQCRYCPYSASQKGNLKTHVLCVHRKPFDNSLYPDRRLRRSHAPQVPSRLPLSVTGDNRVSGRDQISVTSLCGT; from the exons CTGTCCCAGATAGATACCCCTGACCACCATACTGTAACAACACCCAGTCCCTTAGAGGACAGCTTCATTaccccatccacccacccaatTAGGAGCCAGATGGCGCTCCTGGCCAATCAAATCATGGATGCGAGAATTCTCAGCAGTATGAACGGGAGAGTGGAGCTCTCTCAGTTCTTGAGAGTCACCAATCAAAGCATTGTCTCCCAGGTCAACTCTGCCCAGGATGACAACCGCAAGAACAGGAAGTATCCCTGCCCGTTGTGTGGGAAGCGTTTCCGCTTCAACAGCATCCTCTCCCTTCACATGCGCACTCACACTGGTGAGAAGCCTTTCAAGTGCCCATACTGCGATCACAGGGCTGCACAAAAGGGCAACCTGAAGATACACCTGCGTACACACAAGCAAGGTATTCTGGGTAAAGGCCGTGGGAGGATTCGGGAGGAGAACAAGCTGCTGCACGAGCTTGAGGAAAGGGCGATACTTAGAGACAGGCAGATACGAGCCGCTCATGTTAGCCAACAGCAACCGCAAACATCTAACACAAACCAGCTCCAAAAGCCTTTTCTGCACACTGTCCCAACAGAGCCTCAGTTCTTAAGAAACTGTGGAGCAGCAGCTGTACAGCCACATGCGTCCACCTCTCCTAAGGTGACTACCATCCCCGATGAGCCAATTCAGCCCCAAACCACTGGCTTCCGCTGCTCCTTCTGCAAGGGAAAGTTCAGGAAGCAGCAGGAGCTTGAGCGCCACATCAGGATCCTACACAAACCATACAAATGCACTTTGTGTGAGTTTGCTGCTGCACAGGAGGAAGAGCTCATTGGCCATGTTGAAATTACTCACATAACTGCTGATTCAGGATCAGGACAGAAACCGTCAGTTGGGGCTAGTGATAAGGGAAAGCCCACTGGAGAATTCCCCTGCGAAGTGTGTGGTCAGACCTTCAGCCAGGCCTGGTTCCTGAAGGGCCACATGAGAAAACACAAGGACTCCTTTGAGCACTGTTGTCAAATCTGTGGCCGTCGTTTTAAGGAGCCCTGGTTTCTCAAGAACCACATGAAAGTCCATCTCAATAAACTGGCTGCTAAGAATAATATCACTACTGATCGCGGCTCTTCTGTTGATATGAGTAACCTAACACAGGAGCATCAGAGTAATCTCTACTCTCAGTACATTTCCCGCATCCACAACAGGTTCCTTATGCCTGACAGAGCAGATCTGCCAGATTATAACCACATGATGGCCACAGCAGGGGCTGACATGAAGGTCAGAGAGATGTTAGGGAGGATGATTTCCTCAGCTCCAGGCCCCCTAACAGACGCAGAGAGTTCTTCTTTGGTGGGCTTAAATCATCTCCACCCTCCACTGAATTCCACTAGCATGGAATATCTGCAGAAAGTCATCTCCACCAGAGATGCtctcagcaacagcagcagctatgCAGGCTGGCAGATCATAACACCTGGCCTTCCTATTGAACAACAAATGTACACTCCTAAagaccaccagcagcagcagcagtgctcCTCCTACCTACCTGAGAGATGCCTCCCTGTAGATGAAAGCAAACTGTGTCTCAGTGACCCAGACACCAAGGCCATCAGCAGGCCTGGAAGCCCAGGCAGCATGAGCCACCATGGGCCAGCGGACGCAATCACAGAGACAGGGAACTCTCTCTCTGGCAGTTCCCTTGACCATCGATCACAAtcttcctctccagctacag GTGAGAAAGTCTACAGGTGTCCACCCTCCAGTGACTACACTGCTGCACAGATAGCCCCCCTGGGCTTCCATCTGGATCGCTACCACTTTCCCAACTGGCAGAACAACAGAGATCTTTCTTCTCCACTGCAgcccaccagcagcagcagcagaagctcCAGCCCCAACCCTAATCCCAGACCCAGATCCAGGGAAGACTGGAGCCCAGCTGCAGGTCAGTACCTCGGTCTGGAGAGCCATGGTGAAACAGCTGTAGTTGTCAACAAGCAGCCTGACCTCGCTGACAAAGAAACTGGGGAGGACAGCTCTATATCCGGTAAAACCAAGAAGTCCCAGTATGAACCCTTGGATTTGTCTGTCAGGCCAGACTCTGTCCCATCTCACTCAGCTATGCCTCCTGCAGTACTGGTGCAGATGTCTGGCCTTTTTAGTAATGGACTCTCGTCCTCTATTACCCGCCGGCTACAGAGTTACCCTAATGCACCAGCTGAACTCAGTATGAAACCCACATATCAGTGTGACCTTTTGGTGCAGGGAACAAAAGAAGAGATGAACTCACAGAACGCAGGCTCCATAGGTCATGATAGTGAAGGTGAATTTGAGAAATCTGTGCAAGGGAGGGAGGACAAAAGTGACGATGCTGCCAAGTGGAAGATGCTGAGAAGTGATGTTCTTGAGTCAAAAGAGCTGAGACAGGCCAGTGCTGATTTTGAGGCTCTTGGCGAGAAGAAGCAGTGGGGAAAAGCTGTGGCTGGATCCCCTATCTCTTCTCTGGAGAGCTTGACCCCGGGACAGGCAGATCCTCTCCAGCACCACGGTGCCCTGCTCTCCTTTCTCAGATCCCAGAGGAACCTGAACAACACACCTGCTAGTGCACACAAAACCAGCCTGAACGGTGGGGGAAACATGGAGAAAGATGTTGCATCAG CTCGGAAGCCATTCCAGTGCAGGTACTGCCCTTACAGTGCCTCCCAGAAGGGCAACCTGAAGACCCACGTCCTCTGTGTCCACCGCAAGCCCTTCGACAACAGCCTTTACCCTGACCGCCGCCTCCGGCGCTCACATGCGCCCCAGGTGCCCTCCAGATTGCCTCTGAGCGTCACAGGAGACAACCGCGTGTCAGGGAGAGACCAGATCAGTGTGACATCACTGTGTGGAACTTGA
- the uri1 gene encoding unconventional prefoldin RPB5 interactor 1 has protein sequence MAEKGDMNIDSLSGIARLREEHKKVVIDCESRIQHWMKVSGDYEALNDRLKTLPDQLSYDIMVPFGPLAFMPGKLVHTNEVTVLLGDNWFAKCSAKQAQKIVDHRMKHVKKELDELSMTMKSFEARVGFAKDLETMLARKGDYVDIREEVGNNDSVVTKGKQRIAHKPNSKPKVDAVLGLKEEEEDEGESGDGGSRKGNMTEEELWARLDELERLEELQDEQDRLSDNTDMNGEDTSSSSSEEEKEADAAPPLNGLSLKPSWSLVSQSKSALTDQKEEEDYEDDNGLPTIFFSHTVEPKKVRINTGKNTMLKFSERKEQKEHSKRKKKNGHSNGHSHHELHRITTPADIYRLFVDVKNGEPIPRKSILKSRSRENSVCSDTSESSTADFEERRMIGRSFSHDETTHSDTSDGITEEDSPTAVPVQTSSRFEAFSGTVIEKDPMPSAVPHLTIVPPALPTILERKQEEVAPDVPPPQQPPKRVSKFKAARLQQK, from the exons GATGAAGGTGTCAGGTGACTATGAAGCCCTAAATGATCGCCTCAAAACTCTTCCAGATCAGCTGTCTTACGACATCATG GTGCCATTTGGCCCTTTGGCCTTCATGCCTGGGAAGCTGGTGCACACCAACGAGGTCACAGTGCTGCTGGGTGACAACTGGTTTGCTAAGTGCTCTGCCAAGCAAGCTCAAAAGATTGTCGATCACAGGATGAAGC ACGTGAAAAAAGAACTGGATGAATTGTCCATGACGATGAAAAGTTTTGAAGCAAGAGTTGGGTTTGCGAAGGATTTGGAAACCATGTTGGCC AGAAAAGGGGACTATGTCGATATCAGAGAGGAGGTCGGAAACAATGACTCCGTTGTCACCAAAG GAAAGCAAAGGATAGCTCACAAACCAAATTCTAAGCCTAAGGTGGATGCTGTACTTGGTCtcaaagaggaggaagaggatgaaggagaGAGTGGAGATGGGGGAAGCAGGAAAGGCAACATGACTGAAGAGGAGTTGTGGGCTCGGTTGGACGAACTTGAGAGACTGGAGGAGCTACAAGATGAACAGGACAG GTTATCTGATAATACAGACATGAATGGGGAGGACACATCGTCCTCATCctcagaggaagagaaggaggcaGATGCAGCACCTCCGTTAAATGGCCTGAGTTTGAAGCCAAGCTGGAGCTTAGTGTCTCAAAGTAAATCGGCCCTCACAGAccagaaggaggaagaagactACGAGGACGACAACGGTTTGCCCACCATTTTCTTCTCGCACACGGTCGAACCCAAAAAG GTGAGaataaacacaggaaaaaacacCATGTTAAAGTTTAGTGAGAGGAAAGAGCAGAAGGAGCAttcaaagaggaaaaagaaaaatggccaCAGTAATGGACACTCCCATCATGAGCTCCACAGAATCACAACTCCAGCTGACATTTACAG GTTGTTTGTGGATGTGAAGAACGGGGAGCCCATCCCCAGAAAGTCCATCCTGAAGTCACGTAGTCGGGAGAACAGCGTGTGCAGCGACACAAGCGAAAGCAGCACTGCTGACTTCGAAGAACGCAGAATGATTGGACGCAGCTTCAGCCACGATGAGACCACGCACAGCGACACCAGCGATGGCATTACAGAGGAAGACAGTCCAACTGCGGTGCCAGTGCAAACCTCCAGCAGATTTGAG GCATTTTCTGGCACAGTGATAGAAAAGGACCCGATGCCTTCAGCTGTCCCTCATCTGACCATCGTTCCACCAGCTCTTCCAACCATACTAGAGAGGAAACAGGAGGAGGTGGCGCCCGATGTCCCCCCGCCACAGCAGCCACCAAAAAGGGTGTCTAAGTTCAAAGCAGCCAGGCTGCAGCAAAAGtga